The following coding sequences lie in one Neosynechococcus sphagnicola sy1 genomic window:
- a CDS encoding TldD/PmbA family protein has product MNNLLADLISRYRSQVDYLAIRLEAAQTTDILLRGHKIETLSEAISLGGQVRACHRGGWGFTSFNRFSDIAERIEEVISAARIVGDDETLLAPVTPIQDTCVLPLTGTDPRQIPLADKKALCDRYAQILRSVDPRIATISVRYGDSAQQIMLATSDGTLLEQSWVDMEMRFAATARDGETVQTGRETTGSRKAYEDLMGLEGQVHAAAQRAVHSLALPPVQGNTYTVVIDPILTGLFVHEAFGHLSEADMAYENPDLLEVMSMGRQFGPSDLQIFDGADPAGHRGSYLYDDEGTLATTTQLIQDGVLIGRLHSRETAGKLNEAPTGNARCLDYRYPPLVRMTNTWIERGKTPVNELFSGIQEGVYARNWLGGMTNGEMFTFSAGEAWMIRQGQIAEPVRDVTLSGNVFTTLADIEAIGDDFFWDESGGCGKGGQNGLPVGCGGPSLRLRNVVVGGEANT; this is encoded by the coding sequence ATGAACAATTTGCTAGCCGATCTGATTAGTCGTTATCGGTCTCAGGTTGATTACCTAGCAATTCGCCTCGAAGCAGCCCAGACGACGGACATTTTGCTCCGAGGTCATAAGATCGAAACCCTGAGTGAGGCCATTTCCTTGGGGGGGCAAGTGCGGGCTTGCCATCGCGGGGGATGGGGATTTACCAGCTTTAATCGCTTTTCTGATATCGCTGAACGTATTGAAGAAGTCATCAGTGCCGCCCGCATCGTGGGCGATGACGAAACCCTGTTAGCTCCCGTGACACCCATCCAGGATACTTGTGTACTCCCCCTGACGGGCACCGATCCGCGTCAGATACCCTTGGCGGACAAAAAAGCCCTCTGCGATCGCTACGCCCAAATCTTACGCAGCGTTGATCCGAGAATCGCAACGATTTCAGTGCGCTATGGTGACAGTGCCCAACAGATAATGCTGGCAACCTCCGATGGCACCCTCTTAGAGCAGTCTTGGGTGGATATGGAAATGCGCTTTGCCGCCACGGCTCGGGATGGAGAAACGGTGCAAACTGGGCGGGAAACCACCGGATCTCGCAAAGCTTATGAGGACTTAATGGGGCTAGAGGGTCAAGTTCATGCCGCTGCCCAGCGGGCGGTGCATTCCCTGGCTCTACCGCCAGTTCAAGGCAATACCTATACCGTTGTGATTGACCCCATTCTTACTGGGTTGTTTGTCCACGAAGCCTTTGGTCATCTTTCTGAAGCAGACATGGCCTATGAAAACCCAGATCTACTGGAAGTGATGAGCATGGGGCGACAGTTTGGGCCATCGGACTTACAAATTTTTGATGGGGCAGATCCGGCGGGCCATCGGGGCAGTTATCTCTATGATGATGAGGGCACTCTGGCAACGACAACGCAATTGATCCAGGATGGAGTGCTGATTGGACGGCTACATTCTCGAGAGACGGCAGGCAAGTTAAATGAAGCTCCCACAGGAAATGCTCGCTGTCTGGACTACCGTTATCCGCCACTGGTGCGAATGACCAATACCTGGATTGAGCGGGGAAAAACCCCTGTCAACGAATTGTTTAGTGGGATTCAGGAAGGGGTCTATGCCCGTAATTGGTTAGGGGGCATGACCAATGGAGAAATGTTTACCTTCTCAGCCGGGGAAGCCTGGATGATTCGCCAGGGGCAAATTGCTGAGCCTGTCAGAGATGTCACCCTGTCTGGGAATGTTTTCACTACCCTGGCTGATATTGAAGCCATTGGAGATGACTTCTTCTGGGATGAGTCGGGGGGCTGCGGCAAAGGAGGACAAAATGGCCTCCCCGTTGGCTGCGGTGGCCCTAGCTTACGGCTGCGGAATGTGGTCGTGGGTGGGGAAGCCAATACTTAA